A stretch of the Archangium violaceum genome encodes the following:
- a CDS encoding cation transporting ATPase C-terminal domain-containing protein produces MGALEAAVVMGIFVWADPVAHVERARALAFSTLVFAELMRAFAARSATRIFWEVGPLTNRVLLGVVLFSAGLQLAIYELPAARALFGLGELHLWELGLAFALGLIPATMLELSKLARRHVRG; encoded by the coding sequence ATGGGCGCGCTGGAGGCGGCGGTGGTGATGGGGATCTTCGTGTGGGCGGACCCGGTGGCGCACGTGGAGCGGGCGCGGGCGCTGGCCTTCTCCACGCTGGTGTTCGCGGAGCTGATGCGAGCGTTCGCCGCGCGCAGCGCCACGCGCATCTTCTGGGAGGTGGGACCGCTCACCAACCGGGTGCTGCTGGGCGTCGTCCTCTTCTCGGCGGGGCTGCAACTGGCCATCTACGAGCTGCCCGCCGCGCGCGCGCTGTTCGGGCTGGGGGAGCTGCACCTGTGGGAGCTGGGGCTGGCGTTCGCGCTGGGCCTCATCCCCGCGACGATGCTCGAGCTGTCGAAGCTGGCGCGCCGCCATGTGCGTGGCTGA
- a CDS encoding HAMP domain-containing sensor histidine kinase → MSLKGVITMAVSLLGVLALAAAASLITLTTYLHRTTESMGEAVEGVRLAEALQVDLLSLARLPVSSQQPSADNGRSLASTQAAVQLHLSEARRNARTEQERALLDEVERSISDFFLAREGLENQPTEEVSRVMGPRMESALSVLDRLVEFNVQEARAARAQADRWDGIADVIGIGVASLLVLGGAGLLLWMRRFVFRPLLDISQAMRRFGSGRKRTRAPEEGPAELREMAHTFNEMANSLSRQQDQQLTFLAGVAHDLRNPLSALKMSAALVTSGRPVTEERMRKTMALVRRQVARLDRMVGDLLDATRIEAGRFELSLEERDARELATEVVELYQAGGSSHDLRLLLPEEPVLLSCDSTRVEQVLHNLVSNALKYSPGGSVVEVRVERAGDEALLSVVDRGIGISAEEMRHLFAPFRRTGRARETAPGVGLGLSVTRRIVEAHGGRIEVDSRPGKGSTFRVRLPLSRAAAHPPEARPGESAAGPADSVH, encoded by the coding sequence ATGAGTCTCAAGGGGGTCATCACCATGGCGGTGTCCCTGCTGGGCGTGCTCGCCCTGGCGGCCGCTGCCTCGCTCATCACCCTGACGACCTACCTCCACCGCACCACCGAGAGCATGGGCGAGGCGGTGGAGGGCGTTCGTCTCGCCGAAGCGCTCCAGGTGGATCTGCTCTCCCTCGCGCGGTTGCCTGTCTCCTCCCAGCAGCCATCCGCGGACAACGGCCGCTCACTCGCCAGCACGCAGGCCGCCGTCCAACTCCATCTCTCCGAGGCCCGGCGCAACGCCCGGACGGAGCAGGAGCGGGCGTTGCTCGACGAGGTCGAGCGTTCCATCTCCGACTTCTTCCTCGCGCGAGAGGGGTTGGAGAACCAGCCCACGGAGGAGGTGTCCCGGGTGATGGGCCCCCGCATGGAGTCCGCGCTCTCCGTGCTGGACCGGCTCGTCGAGTTCAACGTGCAGGAGGCCCGCGCCGCCCGGGCCCAGGCCGACCGGTGGGATGGCATCGCCGACGTCATCGGCATCGGCGTGGCCTCGCTCCTGGTGCTCGGCGGGGCGGGGCTGCTGCTGTGGATGCGCCGCTTCGTCTTCCGCCCCCTGCTCGACATCAGCCAGGCCATGCGCCGCTTCGGCTCCGGCCGCAAGCGCACCCGCGCCCCCGAGGAGGGCCCCGCCGAGCTGCGCGAGATGGCGCACACCTTCAACGAGATGGCCAACTCCCTGTCACGCCAGCAGGACCAGCAGCTCACCTTCCTCGCGGGCGTGGCGCACGACCTGCGCAATCCCCTCTCCGCGTTGAAGATGTCCGCCGCGCTCGTCACCTCCGGCCGTCCCGTGACCGAGGAGCGCATGCGCAAGACGATGGCGCTCGTGCGGCGCCAGGTGGCGCGGTTGGACCGGATGGTGGGGGACCTGCTCGACGCCACCCGCATCGAGGCCGGCCGCTTCGAGTTGAGCCTGGAGGAGCGCGATGCCCGCGAGCTGGCCACCGAGGTGGTGGAGTTGTACCAGGCCGGGGGTTCCTCCCATGACCTGCGGCTCCTGCTCCCCGAGGAGCCCGTCCTCCTGAGCTGTGACTCCACGCGCGTGGAGCAGGTGCTGCACAACCTGGTGAGCAACGCGCTGAAGTACTCCCCGGGGGGCAGCGTGGTGGAGGTGCGGGTCGAGCGCGCGGGGGACGAGGCGCTGCTGTCCGTGGTGGACCGGGGCATCGGCATCTCGGCCGAGGAGATGCGCCACCTCTTCGCGCCCTTCCGGCGCACGGGGAGGGCGCGCGAGACGGCTCCAGGCGTCGGGCTCGGCCTGTCGGTGACCCGGCGCATCGTGGAGGCCCACGGCGGCCGTATCGAGGTGGACAGCCGTCCCGGCAAGGGCTCCACCTTCCGCGTGCGGTTGCCCCTGTCCCGCGCCGCGGCCCACCCGCCGGAGGCCAGGCCCGGGGAGAGCGCCGCGGGTCCGGCCGACAGCGTGCACTAG
- a CDS encoding bifunctional metallophosphatase/5'-nucleotidase, with protein MLHSKKRPVFLASALLALAFTSGCGNTEEPTPPPPSPPRAAFTFQVLHASDMESGLPATEDAPRFSAVLRVLEAQFPRRTLKLASGDLWLPGVFFNAGGDPDMATVPGVGTASAGRADMAMFNEMGFHAASFGNHEFDNGTREIRNIIASDGTWSGAKFPYLTSNLDFSANSDLKGQVVPAGTELDANDPGTSLHNKITPSVIYTLEGQKVGIVGATTPLLPNISSPGTVVTSPADPVDHDGLASIIQAQVDALRDSGVDKIILMAHMQQYVVEVDELPRRLEGVDIIIAGGNHAVWADADDALYSGDTATVEYPQWKTSKSDQPIAVLNVSSNWHYVGRFIAHFDEAGVLIPALHNPLQNGAYATDAAGVARLAAASQVDPEVKAIAEGVKAVVLAKDGAIFGKTQVYLNGLRTSVRTEETNLGNITSDANLWYAQKADPSTVISLKNGGGIRDSIGTVGTGSNPTYGPPAANPAANKHEGDISQLDIENSLRFNNDLVLVTVTAKQLEEVLEHSVAAVSPGATPGQFPQVGGIRFEYDASKPAQVLDKDYNVTTPGQRIIKAVIVNADGTEELLVEDGVLVGDVARTFRLVTLGFMAGGGDSYPFPRFERENDGFYNRVSLDTNPGSNGFSDEGHEQKAFADYLAAKFPASGPGYSEADTAKEADARIKPVSQQ; from the coding sequence ATGCTCCATTCGAAGAAACGACCCGTCTTCCTGGCCAGCGCTCTTCTGGCGCTGGCCTTCACCTCGGGCTGTGGCAACACCGAGGAGCCGACGCCTCCTCCTCCCTCTCCTCCGCGGGCCGCCTTCACCTTCCAGGTCCTCCACGCCTCGGACATGGAGTCGGGTCTCCCCGCCACCGAGGATGCCCCGCGCTTCTCCGCCGTGCTGCGCGTGCTCGAGGCGCAGTTCCCCCGCCGGACCCTCAAGCTCGCCAGCGGTGACCTGTGGCTCCCCGGTGTCTTCTTCAACGCCGGAGGTGACCCCGACATGGCGACCGTTCCCGGCGTGGGCACGGCGAGCGCCGGCCGCGCCGACATGGCCATGTTCAACGAGATGGGCTTCCACGCCGCCTCGTTCGGCAACCATGAGTTCGACAACGGCACGCGGGAGATTCGCAACATCATCGCCAGTGATGGCACCTGGTCCGGCGCGAAGTTCCCCTACCTCACGTCCAACCTCGACTTCAGCGCCAACAGCGACCTCAAGGGGCAGGTCGTGCCCGCGGGCACCGAGCTCGATGCCAACGACCCGGGCACGAGTCTGCACAACAAGATCACCCCCAGCGTCATCTACACCCTCGAGGGCCAGAAGGTCGGCATCGTGGGCGCCACCACCCCGCTGCTGCCGAACATCTCCTCTCCGGGCACCGTCGTCACCTCGCCCGCGGACCCTGTCGACCATGACGGGCTGGCCTCCATCATCCAGGCCCAGGTGGACGCGCTGCGCGACTCCGGCGTGGACAAGATCATCCTCATGGCGCACATGCAGCAATACGTCGTCGAGGTGGACGAGCTGCCCAGGCGCCTCGAGGGCGTGGACATCATCATCGCCGGTGGCAACCATGCCGTCTGGGCCGACGCGGATGACGCGCTCTACTCCGGTGATACCGCCACCGTGGAGTATCCACAGTGGAAGACGTCGAAGTCCGATCAGCCCATCGCCGTGTTGAACGTGTCCTCCAACTGGCACTACGTGGGGCGCTTCATCGCCCACTTCGATGAGGCGGGCGTGCTCATCCCGGCGCTGCACAACCCGCTGCAGAATGGTGCCTACGCCACGGACGCGGCGGGTGTCGCTCGTCTCGCGGCGGCCTCCCAGGTGGACCCCGAGGTCAAGGCCATCGCCGAAGGCGTGAAGGCCGTGGTGCTCGCCAAGGACGGCGCCATCTTCGGCAAGACGCAGGTGTACCTCAATGGCCTGCGCACCTCCGTGCGCACCGAGGAGACCAACCTCGGAAACATCACCTCCGATGCGAACCTCTGGTACGCCCAGAAGGCGGATCCCTCCACCGTCATCTCCCTGAAGAATGGCGGCGGCATCCGCGACTCCATCGGCACCGTGGGCACCGGCTCCAACCCCACCTACGGCCCTCCCGCCGCCAACCCCGCCGCCAACAAGCACGAGGGCGACATCAGCCAGCTCGACATCGAGAACAGCCTGCGCTTCAACAACGACCTGGTGCTGGTGACCGTCACCGCGAAGCAGCTCGAGGAGGTGCTCGAGCACTCCGTGGCGGCCGTGTCCCCTGGCGCCACCCCCGGGCAGTTCCCCCAGGTGGGCGGCATCCGCTTCGAGTATGACGCCAGCAAGCCGGCGCAGGTGCTCGATAAGGACTACAACGTCACCACTCCCGGTCAGCGCATCATCAAGGCCGTCATCGTGAACGCGGATGGCACGGAGGAGCTCCTGGTGGAGGATGGCGTCCTCGTGGGCGATGTGGCGCGCACCTTCCGCCTGGTGACGCTCGGCTTCATGGCCGGTGGTGGTGACAGCTACCCGTTCCCCCGCTTCGAGCGGGAGAACGACGGGTTCTACAACCGCGTCTCGCTGGACACCAATCCCGGCAGCAATGGCTTCTCGGACGAGGGCCACGAGCAGAAGGCCTTCGCGGACTACCTCGCCGCGAAGTTCCCCGCCTCGGGTCCGGGCTACTCCGAGGCCGACACCGCCAAGGAGGCCGACGCGCGCATCAAGCCCGTCAGCCAGCAGTAG
- a CDS encoding cysteine hydrolase family protein, whose product MKTQSKLQTLPLPSFYKPANASAYAYGPNALALQAEAHAWRGAHGLSAAATDSFNLHLLLIDVQKDFCFPEGSLYVGGRSGRGAIDDSRRIAEFIYKNLGALTNVTTTLDTHFAYQIFFPSFWVDQNDQPLTAYREVTREQIERGLVRPNPAMAKWLCGGNYPWLLKQVKYYCEELERAGKYTLYLWPPHCLLGGEGHAIAGVVQEARLFHSFVRGAQSWAEVKGGNPLTENYSVLRPEVLSRHDGQPLAQRNTQFIKTLLTADAVVIAGQAASHCVKSSIDDLLGEILAQDAALARKVYLLTDCMSSVTVPDGKGGFAADFTPQTEAALKRFADAGMHLVKSTDPLASWPDLRIA is encoded by the coding sequence ATGAAGACGCAGTCGAAGCTCCAGACGCTGCCGCTTCCGTCGTTCTACAAGCCCGCCAATGCCAGCGCGTACGCCTACGGGCCCAATGCCCTGGCGCTCCAGGCCGAGGCCCACGCCTGGCGCGGCGCCCACGGCCTCTCCGCCGCCGCCACCGATTCCTTCAACCTCCACCTGCTCCTCATCGACGTCCAGAAGGACTTCTGCTTCCCCGAGGGCTCCCTCTACGTCGGCGGCCGCTCCGGCCGCGGCGCCATCGACGACAGCCGCCGCATCGCCGAGTTCATCTACAAGAACCTCGGCGCCCTGACGAACGTCACCACCACGCTCGATACCCACTTCGCCTACCAGATCTTCTTCCCGTCCTTCTGGGTCGACCAGAACGACCAGCCCCTCACCGCCTACCGCGAGGTCACTCGCGAGCAGATCGAACGCGGCCTCGTCCGCCCCAATCCCGCCATGGCGAAGTGGCTCTGCGGCGGCAACTACCCCTGGCTCCTCAAGCAGGTGAAGTACTACTGCGAGGAGCTCGAGCGCGCCGGGAAGTACACCCTCTACCTCTGGCCCCCTCACTGCCTGCTCGGTGGTGAGGGGCATGCCATCGCCGGTGTCGTGCAGGAGGCTCGGCTGTTCCACTCGTTCGTCCGCGGCGCCCAGTCCTGGGCCGAGGTCAAGGGCGGCAATCCCCTCACCGAGAACTACTCCGTGCTCCGCCCCGAGGTCCTCTCCCGCCACGACGGGCAGCCTCTCGCCCAGCGCAATACCCAGTTCATCAAGACGCTCCTCACCGCCGATGCCGTCGTCATCGCCGGCCAGGCCGCCAGTCACTGCGTGAAGAGCTCCATCGATGACCTGCTCGGGGAGATCCTCGCCCAGGACGCCGCGCTCGCTCGCAAGGTGTATCTGCTCACGGATTGTATGTCTTCCGTTACCGTCCCCGATGGCAAGGGCGGCTTCGCCGCGGACTTCACTCCCCAGACCGAGGCCGCTCTCAAGCGCTTCGCCGATGCCGGTATGCACCTCGTGAAGTCCACGGATCCGCTCGCCTCGTGGCCGGATCTCCGCATCGCCTAG
- a CDS encoding protein phosphatase 2C domain-containing protein: MSSLPFELAAATVMGREHARAGRNNQDALWARASEHGLAAVVADGCGSGAQSELGAQLGARRVVEGALSLLGQQVPVDSPGFLQRLGADVLCFLQALSGELGQRSIGEALLFTLVGAVVTPEHTLVFSAGDGLWALNGEVHRLGPFPGNAPPYLAYGLLKPGAVSLRAQALQRTGEVDSLLLGTDGVCDLEGLAEARVPERDEPVGPLSQFWSDDRFFSNPDALRRRLALLNRESVRADFPAQRLVRVPGLLSDDTTLVVLRRRQGRA, encoded by the coding sequence ATGTCCTCGCTGCCCTTCGAGCTTGCCGCCGCCACCGTCATGGGCCGGGAGCACGCCCGAGCCGGACGCAACAACCAGGATGCCCTCTGGGCGCGGGCCAGCGAGCACGGGCTCGCCGCCGTCGTCGCGGACGGGTGCGGCAGTGGCGCCCAGAGTGAGCTGGGGGCGCAGCTCGGCGCCCGCAGGGTAGTGGAGGGAGCGCTCTCGCTGCTGGGCCAGCAGGTGCCCGTCGACTCGCCCGGGTTCCTCCAGCGCCTGGGCGCGGACGTGCTCTGTTTCCTCCAGGCCCTCTCTGGGGAGCTCGGGCAGCGGTCCATCGGCGAGGCGCTGCTCTTCACCCTCGTGGGCGCCGTCGTCACCCCGGAGCACACGCTCGTCTTCTCCGCGGGTGACGGGCTCTGGGCCCTCAATGGCGAGGTCCACCGGCTCGGGCCCTTTCCCGGCAACGCGCCGCCCTACCTCGCCTATGGGTTGCTGAAGCCGGGCGCCGTCTCCCTGCGGGCCCAGGCACTCCAGCGCACCGGGGAGGTGGACTCGCTGCTGCTCGGCACGGATGGTGTCTGTGACCTGGAGGGGCTCGCCGAGGCGCGGGTTCCCGAGCGCGACGAGCCCGTGGGCCCGCTCTCGCAGTTCTGGAGCGACGACCGGTTCTTCTCCAACCCGGACGCACTGCGCCGCCGTCTCGCGCTCCTCAACCGCGAGTCCGTCCGCGCCGACTTCCCGGCCCAGCGACTCGTGCGCGTGCCCGGGTTGCTCTCCGATGACACCACCCTCGTCGTCCTGCGCCGCCGGCAGGGAAGGGCCTGA